Part of the Ziziphus jujuba cultivar Dongzao chromosome 8, ASM3175591v1 genome is shown below.
TGGGCACTTTGGGTATACTTGGTGGTCATGTTGTTCCTAATTGCAACACTCATGGGTCTAACCATTTTCGGGTTCGTGGTTACGGGTCAAGGTGGTGGTGAGGAAGTTCCTGGTAGGGTTTATAGAGAGTATCATCTTGAAGATTACTCTCCATGGTTGAGGAATAGAATTAAGGATCCTCATTATTGGAGCACCATAAGGAGTTGTATATTAGGGTCTAAGTCTTGTGCTAAACTTGCCTTGTGGACACCTCTTGATTATCTTGAGAAGGACATGTCTCCCATACAggtgattttcttcttcttcttcaactctATTTATGTCTTTtgtctattaattaaatatatatatatatatatataaaatattttcctctTTATGTACCCCAAGAAAATATATGGTTATTTTTGCTATTTAATGTATGAAGAAACTAATAGGTTAATTGCAAAGTTTTCATTTTCgaaaaaggtaatgaaaaaaaggaaatgaaaaaattaatttttttatttttaaccatatatattatatgtatttctatagtttttattaaatttttagtattaCTGATATAAACATGTATAAATGTGCGCATCTATGCAAGCTGAATTAGAAGGGATATTAATTAACTTTGGAACTTTTTCCAAGCTGCCTCTTTTGTTAATTAGAAAACTTAATGTGTAAGGCTCACTATAAGAGAataaaccaagtttaatttccATGCGAATGGAAGTTATATTTTGGTTTGtcaaacttttaataaatttgattagtgATACATGTTtgcagaaagaaagaaaaatactaaaataatttaatttgattaacaaattaaaataataagcaCTCTATAGCAAAGTGTTCTAGGAGCCATAACTTTTTGCTGAGTGGGAAGACAAAACTATCATGATTAAAACTCTCTGATGatagtttaataattatatgttgAGACTTTcaatatatcaacttttaattcCAATACTAAAACATGTTTTTCAATTTGCTTTCTTCTATTCTtttcaaaaagcaaaaatttctatttctttttttctttaaagaatATATGCGggcttccttttccttttttttttttgggtccaaatgcaatatttattgtaatttgtGCACAGTCTGGGTGTTGCAAGCCACCCACAGCATGCAACTACAACATGGCAACAACAGTTGCTCAAGACCCAGATTGCTACCGGTGGAACAATGCACCAAATCTGCTATGCTACGAGTGTGATTCTTGCAAAGCTGGTGTTCTTGAAGATATCAGAAGGGATTGGCGCAAACTCTCTGTTCTTAACATTGTCATGGTTATCCTCCTCATTGGAATTTATTCCATTGGCTGCTGTGCTTTCCAAAACACCAAAAGAGCTGAAACCGATTACCCGTACGGCGAAAATCGGATGAAAAAAGTCCGACCCAGATGGGATTACCACTGGTGAGTCTGCTTAATACTCATAATTTTGATTCTTGTAAGTAAAGGATGACCATGAGATGTATAGTATATTTTTATGTCTGCCTTAGCTTTTTTGAGACCAAACTCCCAAAGGGTCTTGAGATacctaataaaaaagaaaagggtattTGCATCAAGTTCtagtaattaagaaaaaaaaaagaaaaaaaaaagaaaggttttAGTATTTTGAATCTGGGTTTGACAACGTGAGTCTAAAGTTATTgattaaaagttataaattatAGTTAGGTTTATATGAGGTGGAGTGATGGTTTTATTATTAGGACCctcctttattttttatgttaatttactAATTATTAACTGAGAGATAGTATTAGGAGAATAATTGTaacgtatatatatagttttatgcATTAATTATATGGAACGTACTAATTATAGTGGGTTACATGACTCACAAAGCATGCCCTTGATAATGAAAGCATATATGcattttatagcaaaattatatatttatatgtatatatatatatagatatagatatatgtataggtctcttctccttttttctctctttctcaaaGCTAACCATGCTGCTTTTCTTGTTTTACTTTTCCTGCAGGTGGAGATGGTTGCATGACAAAAGAGAGCAGCTTTACTAGCAAAACAAAGCCCTATATCAACTTCTCTCATGGGGTTGTCCTTGGGTGCTCTAAAGAAGGGACAATTCAGTTGTTTTTCAGTGTATGGTCATGGAGGTCCCCACGAccccttttgtttttgtttttaaatctttttctttttttttttaatgcagacTTCTTTTGCTGTTTCTTTTTGTAAAAAGATGGATCTAGGTAACTCAATTCAAAGATCATACCGTTACTTTGTTTTCCCTACTTTGCTAGCTGGCTTTTGACACTAATTCTACTTCttctccctttttctttttctttttttttttctttttttttttctccttgttCCTTGATGTGTTTGGCCTTTATATAAGCTGCCTTTTGGGCATTTTAGAAGATTGTAATACAAAAATGTGCACAGGGTTGAATTTTGAAGTTTATATAACAACCTTTGCACAAGAAGAAAACGAAAGATATGAAAATTTatgcaactatatatataggagcaAATTGTAAGAAAATCTATAACAATCTAAACATTCATGACAATTCTATATAGCAATTAGATTAACACGGAATTAAGAATTGGACCGAAGATGTTCCTCCAGCCATTGCTATTGTCTTGTATACACTCAAGGATATTGGAAAGGTCTTCTAAAAATATCTCTCTCTAAACTGATGGTGTGTTTTCTGAATTGAGAAAGTAGGCTAGGGGACCTGAAAGCATAATTTGCATGGCTTTTATGCGTGCTCTGCCCATCACAGAGTCGTTCTAATGTGTGCAGTTAATGATTGAAAAATGCTGAACGTTTTGAAATtatggaatattaaaaaaaacgtTCTTAAGTGATGGAATGAATGTTGaccatttttgttattaatattatgaagaaagagaaaaaccaaTATTCTCCCACTTGGTCCATATATTCTATCATTCACCATAGCAAGAAACACAATACATCAATCATGGCGATAAGTCCTCTAAAAACAACTATTATCTTCCATATATCACAATGCATCATGTCTCTTTAAACACTATCCCGTATAACTTAATGAATAAACCTTATGTTTATTCTAGATCCAAATTGAATGATATttctcaaatataaataaagaaatgaatatACAAATATGTGCACAAGACACAAATGAGAAAACATCAATTGACTAAGAGTTCCATTACATCGAAAATCACATTATGGAACCAAGTCCAATACGAATTACATGATCCTTAAAATTTTTTGGTGCCATGCCTTTAGTTAAAGGATCGGTAATCATCAATTCAGTGCAAACGTGCTCAATGACcactttcttctttttaacaCGTTCTCTTATGGCTAAGTATTTGATGTCGATGTGTTTACTTCGACTACCACTCTTGTTGTTCTTAGCCATAAATACTGCAACTGAATTGTCACAGTACAACCTTAATGGCCTCGAAATGGAATCCTCAACTCTAAGGTCAGAAATGAAACTTTTCAACCATACACCATGCGAGGTAGCCTCAAAACAAGATACGAACTCAGCTTCCATAGTGGAGGTAGCAGTCAAAGTCTGCTTTGCGCTTTTCCAAGACACAGCTCCACTAGCAAGCATGAAAATGTAACCAGATGTTGATTTTCGTGAATCAACACAGCCAGCAAAGTTTGCATCGGAGTATCCAATCACTTCCAAATTATTAGTCTGACTGTACATGAGCATGTAATCTTTTGTCCCTTGAAGATATCTCATCACCTTCTTTGCAGCTCTCCAGTGGTCAACACCTGGATTACTTTGATATCTCTCCAGCATTCTAACAGTAAATGCAATGTCAAGTCTGGTGTAGATATGAGCATACATCAAGCTTCCAACAGCTGAAGCATATGGAATGACTTTCATTTGTTCtcgttcaaaattattttttgggcactGATTCAAATTGAATTTGTCACCCTTTACAATGGGTGCTATACTTGGTGAACAATCCTTCATGTAAAATCTCTCTAAAACTTTATTGATATAGGTTTCTTGAGACAATCTTAAAATGCCACGAGATCTTTCTCTATGAATCTTAATGCCAATGACATAAGATGCCTCACCCATATCATTCATATCAAAGTTCTTTGAGAGAAATTGCTTCACCTCATACAACAAATCCTTGTCATTAGTTGCAAGCAaaatatcatccacatatagcATAAGAAAATAGATTTTGCTCCCACTGATCTTTTGGTATATACACagatccatgatgttctcttcAAACCCAAATGAAGTGATGACCTCatggaattttaaatttcacTGACGGGAGACTTGTTTGAATCCATATATGGATTTATTAAGCTTGCAGACTAAGTGCTCACCAGTGCTATAGAAGAATCCTTTTGGTTGTTTCATGTAAATTTCTTTCTCTAGATCACCATTAAGGAATGTGATGtaactcaaaatcaaaatgagccAAGTCTTGCTTTATATCTCTTAATGTTACCTCGTGagtctttctttgttttaaagACCCATTTACATCCAATGACTTCTACACCATCAGGCAATTTGACAAGATCCTAGACTTGATTAGATGCCATAGAATCCATCTCTTCTCTCATGGCATTGTACCACAAGTCAGATTCCTTAGTACTCATAgcttgtgaaaatgttttaggaTGATTTTTGGCTCTAATGTTGTAATTTGATTCTTGCAGATACACAATATAATTACTCGGTATTGCTAATTTTTGACTCTTATAGATCTTCTTAATGTTGCTTCATCATCCTTTTGAGGAACTTGTTGTTCCTCATTAACAACTTGATCTACTGGATCAATAACAGCTTATGAAACTTCAATAGCTGATTGTCGGGGTGTGAATGAGAATCGATCTATCATTTGAACTAAAGGTTTGACTTTCATAGTGATCCTTTTCAGAAATTATATCCCGAAAGTGATCACTCCCACTGATCAAGTCAATTTCAAGAAATTTTTCATTTCTTGATTCCACAAATCTAGTGTTATAAGATGGACAGTAAAATCTGTATCCCTTAGACCTTTCAACATATCCAACGAAATACCCATTTATGGTCCTTGGGTCCAACTTCTTCTCTTGTGGATTATAGACTCTCACCTCAGACGGACATCCCTAAACGCGTACATGTCACAAATTTGGTTTCCAACCTTTGAATAACTTAAATGGTGTCCTTTGGACAACCTTGGTCGGAACTCAATTTAATATGTACACAGCCGTCTTTAGAGCTTCAGTCCATAAGAATTCAGAAAGTTTCATATTACTTTGCATACTTCTCACCATGTCTAGTAAAGTTCGGTTTTTTCTTTCCGCAACACCATTTTGGTCCCGAGAACCAGGCATAGTGTATTGAGCAACTATCCCATGTTCTTGAAGGAACTTCTCAAAAAGACCAGGTGCTTGTCCATTCTCAGTGTATCTACCATAGTAATCTCCACCTCTACCTGATTTCacgatttttatttgctttgcgCATTGTTTCTCTACTTCAGCCTAAACACTTTAAAAGCATCTAGTACTTCGTTTTTGTTATTAAGCAAGTAAAGATATATGTATTATGAGTAGTCATCTATGAAAGAGATAAAATACTTATCATAGTATGCATCCATTTCTGGATTAC
Proteins encoded:
- the LOC107413650 gene encoding tetraspanin-6 yields the protein MYRFSNTVIGFLNLVTLLASIPIIGGGLWMAKSSTTCESFLQTPLLIIGFIVLIISLAGFIGACFHVAWALWVYLVVMLFLIATLMGLTIFGFVVTGQGGGEEVPGRVYREYHLEDYSPWLRNRIKDPHYWSTIRSCILGSKSCAKLALWTPLDYLEKDMSPIQSGCCKPPTACNYNMATTVAQDPDCYRWNNAPNLLCYECDSCKAGVLEDIRRDWRKLSVLNIVMVILLIGIYSIGCCAFQNTKRAETDYPYGENRMKKVRPRWDYHWWRWLHDKREQLY